A single Caretta caretta isolate rCarCar2 chromosome 2, rCarCar1.hap1, whole genome shotgun sequence DNA region contains:
- the C1QL3 gene encoding complement C1q-like protein 3: MVLLLVVLIPVLVSSAGTSAHYEMLGTCRMVCDPYGGTKAPSTAATPDRGLMQSLPTFIQGPKGEAGRPGKAGPRGPPGEPGPPGPVGPPGEKGEPGRQGLPGPPGAPGLNAAGAISAATYSTVPKIAFYAGLKRQHEGYEVLRFDDVVTNLGNHYDPTTGKFTCSIPGIYFFTYHVLMRGGDGTSMWADLCKNNQVRASAIAQDADQNYDYASNSVVLHLEPGDEVYIKLDGGKAHGGNNNKYSTFSGFIIYAD, from the exons ATGGTGTTGCTGCTGGTCGTCCTCATCCCGGTGCTGGTGAGCTCGGCCGGCACCTCGGCCCACTACGAGATGCTGGGCACCTGCCGCATGGTCTGCGACCCCTACGGCGGCACCAAGGCGCCCAGCACGGCGGCCACGCCCGACCGCGGCCTCATGCAGTCCCTGCCCACCTTCATCCAGGGGCCCAAGGGCGAGGCCGGCCGGCCGGGCAAGGCGGGGCCCCGCGGGCCGCCCGGGGAGCCGGGGCCGCCCGGGCCGGTGGGGCCCCCGGGGGAGAAGGGCGAGCCCGGGCGCCAGGGCCTGCCGGGCCCCCCCGGGGCGCCGGGGCTGAACGCGGCCGGGGCCATCAGCGCCGCCACCTACAGCACCGTGCCCAAGATCGCCTTCTACGCCGGCCTCAAGCGCCAGCACGAGGGCTACGAGGTGCTCAGGTTCGACGACGTGGTCACCAACCTGGGCAACCACTACGACCCCACCACGGGCAAGTTCACGTGCTCCATCCCCGGCATCTACTTCTTCACCTACCACGTGCTGATGCGGGGCGGCGACGGCACCAGCATGTGGGCAGATCTCTGCAAGAACAACCAg GTTCGAGCTAGTGCAATTGCTCAGGATGCTGATCAGAACTACGACTATGCCAGTAACAGCGTGGTTCTTCATTTGGAGCCAGGAGATGAAGTTTACATAAAATTAGATGGAGGAAAAGCACATGGAGGAAACAACAACAAATACAGCACATTTTCTGGATTTATTATTTATGCTGACTGA